One genomic region from Phragmites australis chromosome 1, lpPhrAust1.1, whole genome shotgun sequence encodes:
- the LOC133888372 gene encoding uncharacterized protein LOC133888372 yields the protein MGSRSYVAHLHAYSEKNKDAELHTVDVFKDYHTSRTRGMSDVAKDAISTMQTMMADPVADGEAPRSSAEVMSKVLSLDSANSTFLKNSGLQTSSTKSVTSTERALREELAAENQSSAVLHEEVDTLKKAQLADEALAKTQREFMEFWQ from the exons ATGGGATCTCGCAGCTATGTTGCGCACTTGCACGCATAT AGCGAGAAGAACAAGGATGCAGAGCTTCATACGGTGGATGTGTTCAAGGACTACCATACCAGCAGGACAAGGGGTATGAGTGACGTTGCAAAAGATGCAATT TCTACTATGCAAACTATGATGGCAGATCCTGTTGCTGATGGTGAGGCACCAAGATCTAGTGCAGAGGTCATGTCCAAGGTTCTCTCCCTGGACAGCGCCAACAGCACATTTTTGAAGAATAGTGGGCTACAGACAAGCTCCACGAAATCAGTGACATCGACTGAAAGAGCACTTCGGGAAGAACTTGCAGCTGAAAACCAAAGTTCAGCTGTTCTCCATGAAGAAGTCGACACACTAAAGAAAGCTCAACTTGCAGATGAAGCACTGGCAAAGACCCAAAGGGAGTTCATGGAATTCTGGCAATAG